From Clarias gariepinus isolate MV-2021 ecotype Netherlands chromosome 2, CGAR_prim_01v2, whole genome shotgun sequence, one genomic window encodes:
- the unc45a gene encoding protein unc-45 homolog A, which produces MTQDSFAVKEEGNNLFKSGDVQGALSCYSKAIKLSESESEKAVLYRNRCACYLKLNDYTKAKDDATKALETDPGDIKARFRRAQALHKLGQLDQAFLDSQKCSQLEPKNKAFQELLRQLSAEIQQKAVQLSSTDSRVQQMFKLLLDNTAQASDRQKAAQNLVVLSREDAGAEQIFRNDGVKLLHKLLESQQEDLVLSALRTLVGLCTAHQSRTVAIVNDVGMDKLCGVMGSAVSAVSLSACHLLQVMFEALTQGMNKEVKGKEEAILPEPSRELRSMLRHLIDMLPASSVSGPGRDSAINLLVKQVPRKSQKTPDNSLSLWVIDQGLKKILEVAGTVSGITEGPPLTDSTPMNCSVLLNKLYDDLKSDKERENFNKLCEEYIQYHFGGPGLESKLRAIQTVSVLLQGPSDVGNRTLEMSGMMDAVISLCASENVTHQQVAVETLIHAAGKAKRASFITANGVALLKDLYKKSENEQIRVRALVGLCKLGSAGGTDFSMKQFAEGSTLKLAKQCRKWLCNDSLPPTSRRWAVEGLAYLTFDADVKEDLVEDKNALQAMFQLAKSEDKTVLFAIGSTLVNCTNSYDVEKPDPQLVELAKYAKQHVPEEHPKDAQPFVEKRLVKLLEAGVVSALVCMVKQESPALTDTCRECIARVFLALVERQEDRGMVVAQGGGKALLPLATESTDVGKVKAAQALAKITITSNPEIAFPGERVYEVVRPLVNLLAMDCSLLQNFEALMALTNLAGISERLRQKIIKEKSVPKVEGYMFEEHDLVRAAATECMCNLILSPEVQKLYLATDSDRLKLLVLYSGEDDERLRKAASGTLAVLTGEMPELCAKIPSTTSHWLEILQALLLSDSQDLCHRGVVITMNLMQAEKSLAEKLMESEALEILSVLAKATEASKAAITRAAQRCLDLAMEYGLIRSNDGKTSGKAEP; this is translated from the exons ATGACTCAAGACTCCTTCGCAGTAAAAGAAGAAGGCAACAACTTGTTCAAAAGTGGTGATGTCCAGGGAGCTCTGAGCTGCTACAGCAAAGCTATAAAGCTGAGCGAGAGCGAGTCTGAGAAAGCCGTGCTGTACCGAAACCGATGTGCCTGCTACCTCAAACTGAACGACTACACCAAGGCCAAGGATGATGCCACCAAAG CACTTGAAACAGACCCAGGTGACATCAAGGCCCGTTTCCGGCGTGCACAAGCTTTGCATAAACTTGGACAGCTGGATCAGGCCTTCCTTGATTCTCAGAAGTGTTCACAGTTGGAGCccaaaaataaagcatttcaaGAGTTGCTTAGGCAGCTCAGTGCTGAAATCCAACAGAAG GCTGTGCAGCTCTCTTCCACAGACTCCCGTGTCCAGCAGATGTTTAAACTCCTCTTGGACAACACTGCACAGGCTTCAGACAGACAAAAG gcagCTCAAAATCTGGTAGTGCTCTCACGGGAAGATGCTGGAGCTGAGCAGATCTTTAGGAATGATGGCGTGAAGCTTCTGCACAAACTGCTGGAGTCTCAGCAAGAGGACCTTGTCCTCTCAGCACTCAGAACTCTGGTTGGCTTGTGTACAGCGCATCAGTCCAGG ACAGTGGCCATTGTGAATGACGTGGGCATGGATAAGCTGTGTGGCGTCATGGGCTCTGCAGTTTCCGCTGTGTCTTTGTCAGCCTGTCACCTCCTTCAGGTCATGTTCGAGGCTCTCACCCAGGGTATGAATAAGGAAGTCAAAGGGAAGGAAGAGGCTATACTACCAG AGCCATCCCGTGAGCTACGTTCAATGCTGCGGCATCTTATTGACATGCTCCCTGCATCGAGCGTGTCTGGACCTGGACGTGACAGTGCTATAAACCTCCTGGTTAAACAGGTGCCCCGGAAATCTCAAAAAACTCCAGACAACTCCCTCAGTCTATGGGTCATTGATCAAG GCCTAAAAAAGATTCTGGAAGTGGCAGGGACGGTTTCTGGGATAACGGAAGGGCCACCCCTTACTGACAGTACCCCTATGAACTGCTCTGTCCTGCTTAATAAGTTATATGATGATCTAAAGAGTGACAAAGAGAGGGAGAACTTCAACAAGTTGTGTGAGGAGTATATCCA GTACCATTTTGGGGGCCCAGGCTTGGAAAGCAAATTGCGTGCAATACAGACGGTGTCAGTGTTGCTGCAGGGGCCCAGCGATGTGGGGAATCGTACCCTGGAGATGTCAGGCATGATGGATGCTGTCATTTCTTTATGTGCCTCTGAGAATGTCACCCATCAGCAGGTAGCAGTAGAGACACTAATTCATGCTGCAGGCAAGGCCAAGAGAGCATCCTTTATCACAGCAAATGGAGTCGCACTGCTGAAGGATCTTTATAAGAAGAGTGAAAATGAACAGATACGGGTGCGAGCGCTTGTG GGATTGTGTAAACTTGGCTCAGCTGGAGGCACAGATTTCAGCATGAAGCAGTTTGCGGAGGGGTCAACTCTCAAACTTGCCAAACAGTGCAGGAA gtggCTGTGCAATGATTCTCTTCCTCCCACCTCTCGGCGCTGGGCTGTTGAAGGTCTGGCCTACCTGACCTTTGATGCTGATGTGAAGGAGGATTTAGTAGAAGATAAAAATGCTCTTCAGGCTATGTTTCAGCTGGCTAAG TCTGAAGATAAAACAGTATTGTTTGCCATTGGATCTACGTTGGTAAACTGTACCAATAGTTATGATGTCGAGAAACCGGATCCTCAGTTGGTAGAATTGGCAAAATATGCCAAACAACATGTGCCAGAGGAGCATCCAAAG GATGCGCAGCCTTTTGTGGAGAAGCGTTTGGTCAAACTTTTGGAGGCTGGGGTGGTTTCAGCTTTGGTCTGCATGGTTAAACAGGAAAGTCCTGCGCTCACTGACACATGCAGAGAATGTATTGCCAG GGTGTTTCTGGCTCTAGTGGAACGTCAAGAAGACCGGGGAATGGTAGTGGCACAAGGTGGAGGAAAA GCACTGTTGCCACTGGCGACAGAAAGCACAGATGTAGGTAAAGTCAAAGCAGCCCAAGCATTGGCCAAAATTACCATCACCTCAAATCCTGAGATTGCCTTTCCTGGAGAGAGG GTTTATGAGGTGGTGCGTCCACTTGTGAATCTCTTGGCCATGGATTGCTCTCTTCTGCAGAACTTTGAGGCTCTGATGGCCCTCACTAACCTAGCTGGTATTAGTGAACGACTCCG ACAGAAGATTATTAAGGAGAAATCTGTGCCCAAAGTGGAGGGCTACATGTTTGAGGAGCATGACCTGGTGCGAGCAGCAGCTACTGAGTGCATGTGTAACTTGATCTTAAGCCCTGAG GTACAGAAACTATATCTGGCCACAGACAGCGACCGATTGAAACTCTTAGTTCTATACAGTGGTGAGGATGATGAGAGACTAAGGAAGGCTGCTTCAGGAACACTGGCGGTGCTCACTGGGGAAATGCCTGAGCTGTGTGCAAAGATCCCCAGCACA aCCAGTCACTGGTTGGAGATCCTGCAGGCTCTGTTGTTGAGTGACAGCCAGGATTTGTGTCATCGTGGTGTGGTCATCACAATGAACCTGATGCAAGCCGAGAAAAGTCTAGCTGAAAAACTAATGGAGAGTGAGGCGCTTGAGATCCTCTCTGTCCTGGCTAAAGCAACTGAAGCTAGCAAGGCTGCTATCACTAGAGCAGCCCAACGCTGCCTCGACCTGGCGATGGAATACGGCCTTATCAGGAGCAATGATGGCAAAACTAGTGGGAAAGCTGAACCCTGA
- the gdpgp1 gene encoding GDP-D-glucose phosphorylase 1: protein MEGPSHIFTYTKNDFVFDVCGSDGKTTMSRFDEALRCGWEDRMSRGLFRYHLGDLETRRLPGECGYVAQLNIQRGIERRKPQVILSVQQQFDPRLFNFNKIKAAEILFEMHKQEEKGFEPGALCVVIINASPLEFGHCLLVPEPTRCHPQILTPLALQIGIESVFLSADPGYRVGFNSLGAFASVNHLHLHGYYLNHSLRIERARAEMIVPPKCLYRLVDFPRAFMFYTDAHEEARAVAATACKLTDILVERNIAHNVFMTRGCRPEREYQAPPLLPHGVRIFIWPRVSCFGAKEESAFNVALCELAGHLPFKNREDFESLDEEGVRAVVQSYLLSDEEFADVEKQIVENL from the coding sequence ATGGAGGGTCCGAGTCATATTTTCACCTACACCAAGAATGATTTTGTGTTTGACGTGTGCGGGAGTGATGGAAAGACGACTATGTCCAGGTTTGATGAAGCTCTGAGATGCGGCTGGGAGGACAGGATGAGCCGTGGGCTTTTCAGATATCACCTCGGGGATTTGGAGACACGGCGGTTACCCGGCGAGTGTGGATACGTCGCCCAGCTCAACATTCAGAGGGGCATCGAGAGGAGAAAACCTCAGGTGATCCTGAGCGTTCAGCAGCAGTTCGACCCTAGACTGTTTAACTTTAATAAAATCAAGGCAGCCGAAATCTTGTTCGAAATGCACAAACAGGAAGAGAAGGGTTTCGAACCCGGAGCCTTGTGTGTTGTGATCATCAACGCGAGTCCACTAGAGTTTGGTCACTGCCTGCTGGTACCCGAGCCCACCCGCTGCCATCCTCAGATCCTAACCCCTCTAGCTCTCCAAATCGGGATCGAGTCGGTGTTTCTCAGCGCAGATCCCGGATACAGAGTCGGCTTTAACAGCCTTGGGGCATTTGCCTCCGTTAACCATTTACACCTTCACGGATATTACTTGAATCACTCTTTAAGGATCGAGAGGGCTCGCGCAGAGATGATCGTTCCCCCAAAGTGCTTGTACCGGCTCGTGGACTTTCCGAGAGCCTTCATGTTTTACACGGACGCTCACGAGGAGGCGCGCGCCGTCGCCGCCACCGCCTGCAAGCTGACCGACATCCTGGTTGAGAGGAACATCGCCCACAATGTCTTCATGACCCGAGGCTGCCGACCTGAGCGAGAGTACCAAGCCCCGCCCTTATTGCCTCACGGAGTGCGCATTTTCATCTGGCCCAGAGTGTCGTGTTTCGGAGCGAAAGAGGAGTCGGCTTTCAACGTGGCTCTGTGTGAACTAGCCGGACACCTTCCGTTCAAAAACAGAGAGGACTTCGAGAGCCTGGATGAGGAGGGAGTCAGGGCAGTTGTTCAGAGCTACCTCCTCAGTGACGAAGAGTTTGCTGACGTAGAGAAACAAATTGTTGAAAACTTGTAA